A window of the Butyricimonas faecalis genome harbors these coding sequences:
- a CDS encoding glutaminyl-peptide cyclotransferase encodes MKHLIRHIILLCGLPLLLAGCMEWDYGDAVEDFNATGAGLFITNEGNFQYGNATLSYYDPETQQVQNEVFFRANGMKLGDVAQSMCIHDNKGWVVVNNSHVIFAIDLNTFKEVGRITNLTSPRYIHFLSDEKAYVTQLWDNRIFIINPKKYEITGYIQVPDMTMESGSTEQMVQYGKYVYCNCWSYQNRIIKIDTETDQVVEELKVGIQPTSLVMDKNHKMWTITDGGYEGSPYGYEAPSLYRIDAETFTVEKQFKFKMGDWPSEVQLNGTGDKLYWINKDIWSMDVDAERVPVRPFLEYSGTIYYGLTVDPVRGDVYVADAIDYQQQGIVYRYSSEGELIDEFYVGIIPGAFCWK; translated from the coding sequence ATGAAACATCTGATACGACATATCATTCTTCTATGCGGGTTGCCGCTGTTGCTGGCGGGCTGCATGGAGTGGGACTACGGAGATGCGGTGGAAGATTTCAACGCTACCGGAGCCGGGTTGTTCATCACCAACGAGGGCAACTTCCAGTACGGCAATGCCACGTTGTCGTACTACGACCCCGAAACCCAACAGGTGCAGAATGAAGTGTTCTTCCGTGCCAACGGCATGAAGCTGGGCGACGTGGCGCAATCGATGTGCATCCACGACAATAAGGGCTGGGTCGTGGTGAACAATTCCCACGTGATTTTCGCCATCGACCTCAATACGTTCAAAGAGGTGGGCCGTATCACGAACCTGACTTCGCCGCGCTATATCCATTTCCTCAGCGACGAGAAAGCCTATGTCACCCAATTGTGGGACAACCGCATCTTCATCATCAACCCCAAGAAATATGAAATCACCGGTTACATCCAGGTGCCGGACATGACGATGGAAAGCGGCTCCACGGAGCAGATGGTGCAGTATGGCAAATATGTCTATTGCAACTGCTGGTCGTACCAAAACCGCATCATCAAGATCGATACCGAAACGGATCAGGTGGTAGAAGAACTGAAAGTCGGCATCCAGCCCACCTCGCTGGTAATGGACAAGAACCACAAGATGTGGACGATCACCGACGGTGGGTACGAGGGTTCGCCCTACGGCTACGAAGCCCCGTCTCTCTACCGCATCGATGCCGAGACGTTCACCGTAGAGAAGCAGTTCAAGTTCAAGATGGGCGACTGGCCTTCGGAGGTGCAGCTCAACGGTACGGGCGACAAGCTCTACTGGATCAACAAGGACATATGGTCGATGGACGTGGATGCGGAACGTGTTCCCGTGCGCCCGTTCCTCGAATACAGCGGTACGATTTATTACGGCCTGACCGTCGACCCCGTGCGTGGCGATGTCTACGTGGCCGATGCCATCGACTACCAGCAGCAGGGCATTGTCTACCGCTACT